In Aquiflexum balticum DSM 16537, a single genomic region encodes these proteins:
- the secE gene encoding preprotein translocase subunit SecE has product MNIKSFVVESIDEMKNKVTWPSYSFLQNSAVLVLVASLIFALVIGVIDLGFENLMKWFYDLF; this is encoded by the coding sequence ATGAATATTAAAAGTTTTGTTGTCGAATCGATAGATGAAATGAAGAACAAGGTTACATGGCCTTCTTATTCATTTCTGCAGAATAGTGCGGTTTTGGTGTTAGTCGCATCTCTTATTTTTGCCCTTGTAATCGGGGTAATAGATTTAGGGTTCGAGAATTTAATGAAGTGGTTTTACGATTTATTCTAA
- the tuf gene encoding elongation factor Tu, whose amino-acid sequence MAKATFDRSKPHVNIGTIGHVDHGKTTLTAAITTVLAKKGLSELRDFSSIDNAPEEKERGITINTSHVEYSTDKRHYAHVDCPGHADYVKNMVTGAAQMDGAILVVAATDGPMPQTREHILLARQVGVPALVVFMNKVDMVDDPELLELVEMEVRELLSFYDFDGDNIPVISGSALGALNGEPKWEETVMELMNAVDEYIPIPERLIDKDFLMPVEDVFSITGRGTVATGRIERGVINSGDPVDIIGMGAEGLKSTVTGVEMFRKILDRGEAGDNVGLLLRGIEKSQIRRGMIICKPGSVKPHAHFKAEVYVLSKEEGGRHTPFFNKYRPQFYLRTTDVTGEIKLPENVEMVMPGDNITIEVNLLNAVALEKGLRFAIREGGRTVGAGQVTEILD is encoded by the coding sequence ATGGCAAAAGCAACCTTTGACCGTTCCAAACCGCACGTTAACATCGGTACGATTGGTCACGTAGACCATGGAAAGACAACTTTGACTGCTGCCATTACAACAGTTTTGGCGAAAAAGGGTCTTTCTGAATTAAGAGATTTTTCTTCCATTGACAATGCTCCGGAAGAAAAAGAGAGAGGTATCACCATCAACACTTCTCATGTTGAGTATTCAACAGATAAAAGGCACTATGCACACGTAGATTGTCCAGGTCACGCTGACTACGTTAAAAACATGGTAACTGGTGCTGCCCAAATGGATGGAGCTATTCTTGTAGTAGCTGCAACTGACGGCCCAATGCCACAAACCAGAGAACACATCCTTCTTGCCCGTCAGGTAGGTGTACCAGCTCTTGTAGTGTTCATGAACAAAGTTGACATGGTCGACGATCCTGAACTACTTGAATTGGTAGAAATGGAAGTGAGAGAATTACTTTCTTTCTATGATTTTGATGGCGATAATATTCCTGTCATTTCTGGTTCCGCACTTGGTGCACTTAATGGTGAGCCAAAATGGGAAGAAACAGTAATGGAATTAATGAACGCTGTTGATGAGTATATTCCAATTCCTGAAAGACTTATCGATAAAGATTTCTTGATGCCAGTTGAGGATGTATTCTCTATCACAGGACGTGGTACTGTTGCTACAGGTAGAATCGAAAGAGGAGTTATCAACTCAGGCGATCCAGTTGACATCATCGGTATGGGAGCTGAAGGCTTGAAATCAACTGTGACAGGTGTTGAGATGTTCCGTAAAATCCTTGACAGAGGTGAAGCAGGTGATAACGTAGGTCTTTTGTTGAGAGGTATTGAAAAATCTCAAATCAGAAGAGGTATGATTATTTGTAAGCCAGGTTCTGTTAAGCCTCACGCTCATTTCAAAGCTGAAGTTTACGTTCTTTCAAAAGAAGAAGGCGGACGTCATACACCATTCTTCAACAAATATCGTCCTCAGTTCTACCTAAGAACTACTGACGTAACCGGTGAGATCAAACTTCCTGAGAATGTTGAAATGGTTATGCCAGGTGACAATATCACTATTGAAGTAAATTTATTGAATGCAGTGGCACTTGAAAAAGGACTTAGGTTTGCTATCCGTGAAGGTGGTAGAACTGTAGGTGCTGGTCAGGTGACTGAAATTCTTGACTAA
- the nusG gene encoding transcription termination/antitermination protein NusG yields MAEHKWYVLRVVAGQEKKTKSYLDNEIVRQKLEDFIPEVLIPSEKVYEMRNGKKRVRERNFFPGYVLVNADLTHGEANHVITSIPGVIGFLGSSTGGASKTPEPLRQSEINRILGRVEEIDEFAEKLDTPFIVGETVKVMDGPFSGFSGTIEEVFEDKKKLNVMVKIFGRNTPVELNFIQVEKQD; encoded by the coding sequence ATGGCTGAACATAAGTGGTACGTACTTAGGGTGGTAGCTGGACAAGAGAAAAAAACCAAGTCCTACTTGGATAATGAAATTGTCCGTCAAAAACTTGAGGATTTTATTCCTGAGGTTTTGATACCCTCAGAAAAAGTTTACGAAATGCGCAATGGTAAAAAGAGGGTCAGGGAAAGGAATTTCTTTCCGGGCTATGTTTTGGTCAATGCGGATCTTACTCACGGTGAGGCCAATCACGTAATTACAAGTATTCCGGGTGTTATCGGGTTTTTAGGGTCAAGCACAGGGGGAGCTTCCAAAACCCCTGAACCATTACGACAATCAGAAATCAACAGGATCTTAGGTCGTGTTGAAGAGATTGATGAGTTTGCCGAAAAACTTGATACGCCATTTATAGTTGGAGAGACCGTAAAAGTAATGGACGGTCCTTTCAGTGGTTTCTCGGGAACTATAGAAGAGGTGTTTGAAGATAAGAAAAAATTGAATGTTATGGTCAAGATTTTCGGTCGGAACACCCCTGTTGAATTAAACTTTATACAAGTAGAAAAACAAGATTAA
- the rplK gene encoding 50S ribosomal protein L11: MAKEITGYVKLQVKGGQANPSPPVGPALGSKGLNIMEFCKQFNARTQDKMGQVLPVLITVFSDKSFEFVVKTPPAANMLIEAAKIKSGSAEPNRKKVGSVTWDQVKEIAQVKMPDLNAFKVESAMKMIAGTARSMGITVSGKAPWEE; the protein is encoded by the coding sequence ATGGCTAAGGAAATCACTGGTTATGTGAAATTACAGGTGAAAGGTGGCCAGGCAAATCCATCACCTCCGGTTGGTCCGGCTCTTGGTTCCAAGGGTCTGAACATCATGGAGTTCTGTAAGCAATTCAATGCAAGAACCCAAGATAAAATGGGTCAGGTATTGCCTGTTTTGATTACTGTTTTCTCTGACAAATCTTTTGAATTCGTTGTTAAAACTCCTCCTGCAGCAAATATGCTGATAGAGGCCGCGAAAATCAAAAGTGGGTCAGCAGAGCCAAACAGGAAAAAAGTAGGATCTGTTACCTGGGATCAGGTAAAAGAAATTGCTCAGGTGAAAATGCCTGATTTAAACGCTTTCAAAGTGGAATCTGCCATGAAAATGATTGCAGGTACCGCTAGAAGTATGGGTATCACTGTATCTGGTAAAGCTCCTTGGGAGGAATAA